GCAAACAGCGGGCTCTCGCCGACAGGCTCAGTCTCAAACACGTCGAGCGCGGCGCCGGCAACATGACCGGTTTCGATCGCCGCCGCCAGATCCGCCTCGTTGACCAAGCCGCCGCGGGCGCAATTGACGATACGCACACCCTTCCGTGTCTTGGCCAGGGCAGCTGCGTCGAGAATATTGCGCGTACTATCGCTAAGCGGCGTATGCAGGCTGATGATATCGGCCCGTGCCAGCAGCGCGTCGAACTCCACTTTCTCCAGTGCCAACTCCGCCGCTCGCTCACCAGACATGTAGGGGTCGTAGGCGATGACGCGCATCTTCAGACCCTGCGCTCGATCGGCCACGATAGAGCCGATATTACCGCAGCCGATCAGGCCGAGCGTCTTTCCGGCTAGCTCGACACCCATGAAGCGCGACTTCTCCCATTTACCTGAGCGCGTCGAGGCGTCAGCCTGGGGAATGCGCCGCGCCAGTGCCATCATCATGGCGACGGCGTGCTCGGCCGTGGTCACCGAATTTCCGAAGGGCGTGTTCATGACGACAACGCCGTTGGCGGTGGCCGCGGGCACGTCAACATTATCAACGCCGATGCCAGCCCGCCCGACCACACGCAGTTGCTTCGCCGCTGCCAACACCTCGGCCGCGACCTTAGTGGCCGAGCGGATGGCTAGCCCATCACAATCCACGATGCGCTCAAGCAGCGTTTCCGCATCGAGGCCGGGGGCCTCATCGACTTCGATGCCGCGGTTGCGAAAGACCTCCGCCGCGAGCGGACTAAGCTTGTCAGATATTAGGACTTTTGGCATGGCGCTTGGTCTTACTCCAGCGTGATTAGGCGGCCGCACAGGCCTCGGCGAAAGCCCAGTCGAGCCATGGCAGCAGGGCATCGATGTCGTCGGTTTCGATGGTAGCACCGGCCCAGATACGCAAACCCGGCGGGGCGTCGCGATAGGCGGCGATATCGAAGGCGACGCCTTCGCGCGCCAACACCGCGGCGATACTCTTGGCAAAAGCGCGCTGGGCCGTCTCGTCGAGCCCAGAGAACCAGGGATCAACAATCTTGAGACAGACCGAGGTAGGCGAGCGCACAGCCGGGTCGGCAGCGAGGAATTCGACCCAGTCTGTCTTTGCTACCCAAGCCGCAATGCGCGCGAGATTTTTCTCGCTGCGCGCCACCAGTACCACGCTACCGCCAAGAGACTTAGCCCAGCGTAGGGCATCGAGCACATCCTCAACGCAGAGCATAGACGGCGTGTTGATGGTCTCGCCCTTGAAGATCCCCTCCATCAGTTTGCCGCCTTTGGTGAGGCGGAAGATCTTCGGCAGCGGCCAGGCCGGTGTGTAGGTCTGCAAGCGCACCACCGCCCGGGGGCTGAGCGCCAGCATGCCGTGCTGGCCTTCACCACCGAGTACCTTCTGCCACGACCAGGTCACCACGTCGAGCTTGTCCCAAGGCAGATCCATGGCGAAGACGGCGGACGTGGCATCGCACAACACCAGGCCCTCGCGGTCGTCAGATATCCAGTCACCGTTGGGCACGCGTACACCGGAGGTAGTACCGTTCCAGGTGAAGACTACATCGCGCTCTGGCAAAACCTGTGACAGGTCCGGTAGGGTGCCATAATCGGCCTCAAGCTTGCGGACGTCATCTAGCTTTAATTGCGAGACGATATCGCCGACCCAGCCCTTTCCAAAGCTCTCCCAGGCCAGCACGTCGACGCCGCGCGCGCCAAGCAGCGACCACATGGCCATCTCAAAGGCGCCGGTATCCGACGCTGGCACGATGCCGAGGCGCCAATCGGCTGGCAGCCCGAGAAGCTCGCGGCTCAGGTCGATCACCTCGACGAGACGCGCCCTAGCGTCGCTGGCCCTGTGCGAGCGGCCGACCAAGGCATCTTCGAGCGCCCGAAGCGACCATCCCGGGCGCTTGGCGCAGGGCCCCGAGGAGAAGCGGGGCATGGCCGACTTGCGGCCCGGTTTATCTGTCATGGAAGTCGATCTTGTGTGCGGTGCAACAAAGGGCGCGGAGCATAGGCGTCCGCGGACTTTGCGTCAACAACACAAGGCGGCATGTCCACCCGCGAGACGAGCAACTTACGATCGTTCACGACCAGTTATCCGAGGCGTTTGTTGCATGCGTGATAGCATTTTTTCGGTTTCACAACGAGAGCAATCGGGAGGGAGAAACGATCGCGAATATCGTTAGCAGAATGGACCTCGACAAGCTCAAGGTGTTCCGTTCGACGCTTGGTGAACCCCCGGTGATCCAGGGACGTGAGGCCCACGGCATCTGGGCAGTCCATTCCGGACGCAGTACCATTCATATTGGATCTTACGAGCAGGGCGACGATAGCAATCACCAAATCGTGATCACGCGCGCTTTTCCAGCCCACTCTGCTGCAAGCGCCAGAGCAGCAAATCTAGCCGGTCCTGGCCGAAGAAGGGCTCACCGTTAAAGACCAGGGTCGGCACGCCCCAGTGGCCAGCAGCGGTCAGTTCCGCCTCGTTGGTGACGAGAACGGCGTCAAGATGCTCGCCGGCAGCAGCCTCCAAAGCAGCCGGATCAAGACCGGCGCGGCGCGCGGCGCGGGCCAAGTGCTCCCCCTCCTGCCAGTTATCGACATCGCCGGTCCAGATAACACGCGAAACCTCGTCGAGATAAGCGAGGCCCCGGCCCATCTCGGTCGCCGCCACGCCCAGGCGATTGAGACGATGGATGTAAGGTTGCTCGGCAGCGATGGCGCGGGTCCGCATGTCCATCACGACAGGATCGGGCTGCGGCCAGCGGAAGGGTATGCCGGCATGCTCGGCGACACGGTGTGAATCGCGTACCACATAGGACGGCATCAGGGGATCGACGCGCTCAAAGAAGGCGGGATCACGAATGGCAATGGGGCTCACAACATGCACAGCCACATCGAGGTCCCAGGTATTCGCAAGATCCACGAGGCGCCCCGTCGCGAGGTACGAGTAGGGGCTGCGGAAGGACCAGTAGAGCGCGACGGTCAAAGTCATGAGGCAACCTCAAGGGGATGGGCATGGTTGAGCGGCCCGTGGCCCTGGCCGAAGCCCGGAGCCCTCAAGATCGCAGCGTGAACATAGGCATGGGCACGCGCCACCGCGGCCGTAAGTGGCAGGCCCTGTGCGATACCTGCGGCAATAGCAGAGGCCAGCGTACAGCCGGTGCCATGGGTATGCCGGGTGTCAAGCCGCGGGGCCGTAAAGTGGTGCCGGCCGCAGCCGTCTAAGAGCAGGTCGACGACAGCCTCGCCCACCATGTGCCCACCTTTCATGAGCACGGCGCTCGCCCCCATATCGCGCAAACGTACTGCGGCTGCAGCCATGCCGGCCTCATCGGCGATGGTCATGCCGCTCAACGCCTCGGCTTCGGGCACATTGGGCGTGAGAACGGTGGCGAGCGGCAACAACTCGTCGACCAATGCCTGGTGGGCGTCATCGTGAAGTAGTTTGGCCCCGCCCTTGGCGACCATCACCGGATCGACGATCACGGGCATACCGGGCACCAACTCCCGCAGGCAGCGGGCCACGACGGCGATGATGCCGGGACGGTGCAGCATGCCGATCTTGACGGCATCGGCGCCGATGTCCTCAAGTACGACACGGATCTGCTCAGCAATAAAGCTTTCCGGCACGCCATGGATTGCATGGACGCCTTGCGTGTTCTGCGCTGTCAGCGCGGTCACTGCCGTCGCGGCATAGGCGTTGAGCGCGGTGATGGTCTTGATATCGGCCTGGATTCCCGCGCCTCCACCCGAGTCTGACCCGGCAATAGCCAATACGCGTCCCTTCAACGATTCGCCTCCGTTATCGCTGCGGCAACCTCGGCTACGGCCGCGGCAACCGTGGCCTCATCTTCGCCTTCCGCCATTACCCGCGCCTTGGGCTCGGTGCCGGACATGCGCAACACCAGTCGCCCAGAACCGGCGAGCGAGGCTTCTGCTTCGCGCACCGCCTCGGTCACACTTCCGACCTCAAGTACCGCCGCACCGGCACAGGCGACGCTCTCGGCGACTTGCGGCAGGGGCTCAAAACAATGCGCGGCAGCGCTCGCCGGAGCCTGCGCTTCCTTAAACATCGCCAGTGCCTGCAAGGCTGCGATCAGCCCATCGCCGGTAGTGGCGTGGTCGGCCAGGATCAGATGACCCGACTGCTCTCCGCCGAAATTGTAGCCATGGGCGCGCATATGTTCGACCACGTAGCGATCACCAACCTGGGTGCGCGCGAGATGCAGTCCCCGCGCTTCTAGATGCCGCTCTAGACCCAGATTGGACATCAGCGTCGCCACCACGCCGCCGCCCCTGAGCACGCCGTGGCCATGCAGGTGGCCTGCTATAAGGGCCAGCAGTTGATCGCCGTCTATGAGCCTGCCTGCCTCGTCGCACATCGCCAAGCGATCAGCGTCACCGTCGAGGGCGATGCCAAAATCGGCTCCACATTGGACCACGCGGGCGCACATTGCCTCAGGCGCAGTCGAACCGCAGTCCAGGTTAATGTTGAAGCCGTCCGGCGCGACGCCGAGTGTCTCCACCTCGGCGCCGAGCTCCCAAAGTACGGTGGGGGCCACGCGGTAAGCGGCGCCGTTGGCGCAGTCAAGCACGACCTTGAGGCCGTCGAGCATCATGCCCTTGGGGAAGCTCTGCTTGGCGGATTCGATATAACGGCCGGGCGCGTCGTCAAGGCGGTGCGCGCGCCCGAGGTCGGTTGGCGCCGCGAGCGCGTCATCGCTGCCATTCTCCATGCACGCCTCGATCTCCACCTCGGTGGCGTCCAAAAGCTTGTAGCCATCGGGACCAAATAGCTTGATGCCATTATCGTGGAAAGGATTGTGCGAAGCCGAGATCATCACCCCAAGATCGGCGCGCAGCGAGCGCGTAAGCATGCCGATGGCGGGTGTCGGCAGTGGCCCGACCAGGATCACGTTCATGCCCATTGAGACGAAGCCCGACGTCAATGCCGGCTCGATCATGTAGCCCGATAGCCGCGTGTCCTTGCCGATGACCACGCTGTGGCGGTGCTTTCCGCGGGTGAAGACCCGGCCCGCCGCCATGCCGAGTCTGAGCGCGGTGGTCGCGGTCATGGGCTCGGTATTGGCGCGGCCGCGGACGCCGTCAGTGCCGAAAAGCCTGCGTGTCATAGACCCGACATACTCCCTCGCCGGGCGCCAGCGCAAGAGGCCTTTCCCTCAGGCAAAGTCTGACGCACACTGCACCCGATTCAGGCTCCGCGGTGGGAGGAAGAGCATGGCGATTGCGGACTACGAAACGGCGCTGGTAACGGGCGCCTCGGCTGGAATCGGGGCGGCGACGGTGCGCGCGCTTGCAGCGAAGGGTCTGGCCGTGACTGCGGTGGCGCGGCGCGCCGACCGGCTCGAGGCGCTGGCGGTGGAGACAGGCTGCACACCGCTTGCGCTTGATCTAACCGACACCAAGGCACTCAACGAGGCCTTGCGTGGGCGAGAGGTCGACGTGCTAGTCAATAACGCGGGCCTCGGGCGCGGCATGGCGAGCTTCCTCGAGGCTAGCGCCGAAGATATAGACCTCACCATCTCAACCAACGTTATCGCCTTCCTGCACGTGATCCATGCCGTGGCGCCCAACATGGTGGCACGCAAGACAGGCCACATGGTCAATATCGGCTCGATCGCCGGACTCTATCCCTTGCAATCGCCAATCTATGGTGCCTCGAAGGGCGCGGTGCGGCTGGCCTCGCAGAACCTGCGCATCGACCTCGAAGGTTCGGGTGTGCGCCTGACCGAAATCTGTCCCGGGCGTGTTGTAACCGAGTTCCTGGTCCAGGCCTCGGGTGAGGAGGCCGCGCGCGACATCTACGGTCAATTCGACGAGCTGCAGCCAGAGGACATCGCCGATGCCATCGTCTATGCCGTGGATGCGCCGTGGCGGGTCAATGTCTCAACCATCGAGATCGTGCCTACCGAGCAGATCATCGGCGGCATTCACACCACGCGAGTCGAGCGCTAAAAACAGACGAGGAGATTGCGATGTCCGTTTATATGATTGCCGACGCAACGGTAAACGATCCTGAAGCCTACAAGGCCTATCTTAAGGCGGCACCCCAATTTGTGAAGAAATATGGCGGCGAATATCTCGTGCGCGGCGGCACGGTGCTGGCGCAGCACGGCGAGTGGAATCCGGAGCGCGTCCTGCTCTTCCGCTTTCCCAGCCAACAAGCAATCGAGGATTTCATGGCCGATCCTGACTATCAGCCGTGGAAGGAATTGCGCGAGCGCATCACCACGCCGCACAGCATGCTGATCATCGAAGGCATCAAGAAAGGTGAGGTGTAAAGCCATGATCGATCTGCATTACTGGCCGACTCCTAACGCCAAGAAGGTCACCATCCTGCTCGAGGAATGCGGGATGCCTTACAACATAGTGCCCTGCCATATTGGCCGCGGCGACCAGTTCGTTGACGATTTCCTGCGCATCTCGCCAAACAACCGTATGCCGGCCATGGTGGACCATGAGCCGGACAACGGCGGTGAGCCGATCGCGCTGTTCGAATCGGGTGCCATCATGATGTACATCGCCGAGAAGGCGGGGAAGTTCTATCCCCAGAATCTCCGCGGGCGCCACGAGGTTAACCAGTGGCTCATGTGGCAGATGGCAAACCAGGGACCGAAGACCGGCGAGCGCGGCCATTTTCGGCGCCTCGGCGACGACCATGGTGACCAGTCTTACGCCGTGACCCGCTTCACCAACGAGATAAACCGGCTTTATGGCGTGCTAAACATTCGTCTCTACGATCGAGCATATGTGGCCGGCAACGAGTACACCATCGCCGACATGATCTGCTATCCCTGGACCGTCGGCTGGAAAATCCAGGACCAGAACATCGACGAGTTCAAATATTTCAAGCGCTGGTTCGAGGAGCTCTCGGAACGTCCTGCCGTGGCGCGTGGCCTCGCCGTGGGCGCAGACCTACCAGAGGATCCGGCCACATTGTCAGACGAGGAAAAGGTGCGACGGCACAAACTGATGTACAACCAGCGCGCCCGCCCAGCACCCGCCTAAGCACTACTCCGCGGCCGTCGAAAGGCCCGCATTCGCCTCCACGGACGGCGATAGATAGGCGCCCTGGCGCAGCAGCTCGCGTTGTACGAGGCGCGCATCGAGCACGTGCGGCGCGATGCTGGCATTGGCGGCGAGCGCCGCAGCAATGCCAGCCGCCTGGCCTGTCAGCCAGCATTGCGGCACCTCACGTAGAAAAGAATGCGAGCTGGCATCGCAGGCGATGTGGCGGCCGGCGCCGAGCACCCCCTTCAGCCCTGTCGGCAGCAGGGAAGCATAGGGGACCGAGACGTTGGGAAACTTAGGTGAAAGCGAGGTGGAGACGCCGATTTCGTCGTCCCACACCTTGCCTTCGTCCCACTGCGCACGCGTCACCTTGGCGTCGGCGGCGAGGCGCCGGCTGTGGCGCACGCCGACCTGCGGCGCACCGAGCATGAGGTAGGCACCCTCGAAGCCCGGCGCGTGCTCACGGTAGAACTCGACATGTGCAACCGTGAGCCTGCGCGAACGCAACTCCACTTCCGTTAAGTCGTCTACGTCCACTGCCGAATAGCCCGACAGCCGCGGCCCCATAAACAAAGCCACATCATTGCGCCAACCCGGGAAAGGCTTCTCGAATGAGCCCACGGTGTCGCGCCCGCGCGCCATCAGTGCCTTAAAGCCGTCCGGATCGTCGGCGCGAAAGGCAAGCCAGCGCGCAATATCGACGCCGCCGAGCAAAAAAGCAGTGTTGACGCAATGGTGGATGTCGCTCTCGTCGATATCGGATTCAAACGGTGCACCGGCGCGTGCCAGCAGATCCGCATCGCCCGTAGTGTCAACAACGACCTTGGCGAGGACCGCCCAACGGCCGGCCTTACTCTCAAAGATGGCGCCGCGCATCACGCCATCCTCGACGATCGGTTCTGTCGCCCAGGCGTGCAGCAGCAGGTCGACCTTCTGCTCCTGTACCATGGTCATCGACAAGGTCTTGAGCGCCTCAGGATCCACGGTTGGCGACCAGGTGACGATGCCGTGATAGGCGGCGGTCCGCTGTGTCCAGTAGGCAGCGGTGGCGGCATCGCGCGAGCCCCAGTCGGCGGACGGCGGGCCTTGCAAGGCTTCCGCCGGCAACCGGTCCATGAGGTCGTGGGCGAGACCGCGGATAACCTGTGTGCCACTCCAGTCAGTCATGCGGTCGATCCAGATCACCAGCCCACCGGTCGAAAGGCCGCCGAGGTGGTTGTAGCGCTCCACCAGCATGACGTCGGCGCCTATACGCCCGGCGGCGATTGCTGCTGCCGTGCCAGCCGGCCCGCCACCGACCACGAGCACGTCCGTCTCGGCGAAGACGGGGGTCTCGCGCGCCGCCTCTGCTATTGTGCGCGCAGGAGCGGGGCGTTTCCCTCGCCGCCCACCGTCGTCGAAAATCTCGATGCCTTGCTGGTCGCCGATACTGTTGGTCAGATTGTCGCTGGACATGTCAGACCTCCCCGTCCCTGCCACGGTTACGCCAGAGAGTAAGCCAAAGCGACCATCGCGTCACGCTCGCAGGAAATCGAGCAGCAGCGCTGTGACCGCCTCGGGCTGCTCCTGCTGCACCCAATGGCCAGCGCCTTCAACCAAATGGCAGCCCCGTATATCGCGGCAGACGCTTTCCTGCATGCGTTCGAAATCGCC
The Alphaproteobacteria bacterium genome window above contains:
- the serA gene encoding phosphoglycerate dehydrogenase — encoded protein: MPKVLISDKLSPLAAEVFRNRGIEVDEAPGLDAETLLERIVDCDGLAIRSATKVAAEVLAAAKQLRVVGRAGIGVDNVDVPAATANGVVVMNTPFGNSVTTAEHAVAMMMALARRIPQADASTRSGKWEKSRFMGVELAGKTLGLIGCGNIGSIVADRAQGLKMRVIAYDPYMSGERAAELALEKVEFDALLARADIISLHTPLSDSTRNILDAAALAKTRKGVRIVNCARGGLVNEADLAAAIETGHVAGAALDVFETEPVGESPLFAFEQVIATPHLGASTSEAQEKVAVQVAEQMADYLLDGAVTNALNMPSVTAEEAPKLEPYMVLARQLGGFAGQITESGITSVSLQFEGHATTLNCRPVTAVVLQGLLAPQLEGVNMVNAPLMAKEREINVREILFDGRCDYHTLVSLTVTTERRTRSISGTLLGERPRITEIEGIAMDAGIGTNMLYIKNRDQPGMVGAFAKMLGDAGINIATFHLGRSEAGGEAMALVEIDQEVPTDLLAALRALDGVVQAKSLKF
- a CDS encoding phosphoserine transaminase — protein: MTDKPGRKSAMPRFSSGPCAKRPGWSLRALEDALVGRSHRASDARARLVEVIDLSRELLGLPADWRLGIVPASDTGAFEMAMWSLLGARGVDVLAWESFGKGWVGDIVSQLKLDDVRKLEADYGTLPDLSQVLPERDVVFTWNGTTSGVRVPNGDWISDDREGLVLCDATSAVFAMDLPWDKLDVVTWSWQKVLGGEGQHGMLALSPRAVVRLQTYTPAWPLPKIFRLTKGGKLMEGIFKGETINTPSMLCVEDVLDALRWAKSLGGSVVLVARSEKNLARIAAWVAKTDWVEFLAADPAVRSPTSVCLKIVDPWFSGLDETAQRAFAKSIAAVLAREGVAFDIAAYRDAPPGLRIWAGATIETDDIDALLPWLDWAFAEACAAA
- a CDS encoding DsbA family protein, producing the protein MTLTVALYWSFRSPYSYLATGRLVDLANTWDLDVAVHVVSPIAIRDPAFFERVDPLMPSYVVRDSHRVAEHAGIPFRWPQPDPVVMDMRTRAIAAEQPYIHRLNRLGVAATEMGRGLAYLDEVSRVIWTGDVDNWQEGEHLARAARRAGLDPAALEAAAGEHLDAVLVTNEAELTAAGHWGVPTLVFNGEPFFGQDRLDLLLWRLQQSGLEKRA
- the thiD gene encoding bifunctional hydroxymethylpyrimidine kinase/phosphomethylpyrimidine kinase, which encodes MKGRVLAIAGSDSGGGAGIQADIKTITALNAYAATAVTALTAQNTQGVHAIHGVPESFIAEQIRVVLEDIGADAVKIGMLHRPGIIAVVARCLRELVPGMPVIVDPVMVAKGGAKLLHDDAHQALVDELLPLATVLTPNVPEAEALSGMTIADEAGMAAAAVRLRDMGASAVLMKGGHMVGEAVVDLLLDGCGRHHFTAPRLDTRHTHGTGCTLASAIAAGIAQGLPLTAAVARAHAYVHAAILRAPGFGQGHGPLNHAHPLEVAS
- the glmM gene encoding phosphoglucosamine mutase — encoded protein: MTRRLFGTDGVRGRANTEPMTATTALRLGMAAGRVFTRGKHRHSVVIGKDTRLSGYMIEPALTSGFVSMGMNVILVGPLPTPAIGMLTRSLRADLGVMISASHNPFHDNGIKLFGPDGYKLLDATEVEIEACMENGSDDALAAPTDLGRAHRLDDAPGRYIESAKQSFPKGMMLDGLKVVLDCANGAAYRVAPTVLWELGAEVETLGVAPDGFNINLDCGSTAPEAMCARVVQCGADFGIALDGDADRLAMCDEAGRLIDGDQLLALIAGHLHGHGVLRGGGVVATLMSNLGLERHLEARGLHLARTQVGDRYVVEHMRAHGYNFGGEQSGHLILADHATTGDGLIAALQALAMFKEAQAPASAAAHCFEPLPQVAESVACAGAAVLEVGSVTEAVREAEASLAGSGRLVLRMSGTEPKARVMAEGEDEATVAAAVAEVAAAITEANR
- a CDS encoding SDR family oxidoreductase, whose protein sequence is MAIADYETALVTGASAGIGAATVRALAAKGLAVTAVARRADRLEALAVETGCTPLALDLTDTKALNEALRGREVDVLVNNAGLGRGMASFLEASAEDIDLTISTNVIAFLHVIHAVAPNMVARKTGHMVNIGSIAGLYPLQSPIYGASKGAVRLASQNLRIDLEGSGVRLTEICPGRVVTEFLVQASGEEAARDIYGQFDELQPEDIADAIVYAVDAPWRVNVSTIEIVPTEQIIGGIHTTRVER
- a CDS encoding DUF1330 domain-containing protein; its protein translation is MSVYMIADATVNDPEAYKAYLKAAPQFVKKYGGEYLVRGGTVLAQHGEWNPERVLLFRFPSQQAIEDFMADPDYQPWKELRERITTPHSMLIIEGIKKGEV
- a CDS encoding glutathione S-transferase N-terminal domain-containing protein — encoded protein: MIDLHYWPTPNAKKVTILLEECGMPYNIVPCHIGRGDQFVDDFLRISPNNRMPAMVDHEPDNGGEPIALFESGAIMMYIAEKAGKFYPQNLRGRHEVNQWLMWQMANQGPKTGERGHFRRLGDDHGDQSYAVTRFTNEINRLYGVLNIRLYDRAYVAGNEYTIADMICYPWTVGWKIQDQNIDEFKYFKRWFEELSERPAVARGLAVGADLPEDPATLSDEEKVRRHKLMYNQRARPAPA
- a CDS encoding FAD-dependent oxidoreductase, whose amino-acid sequence is MSSDNLTNSIGDQQGIEIFDDGGRRGKRPAPARTIAEAARETPVFAETDVLVVGGGPAGTAAAIAAGRIGADVMLVERYNHLGGLSTGGLVIWIDRMTDWSGTQVIRGLAHDLMDRLPAEALQGPPSADWGSRDAATAAYWTQRTAAYHGIVTWSPTVDPEALKTLSMTMVQEQKVDLLLHAWATEPIVEDGVMRGAIFESKAGRWAVLAKVVVDTTGDADLLARAGAPFESDIDESDIHHCVNTAFLLGGVDIARWLAFRADDPDGFKALMARGRDTVGSFEKPFPGWRNDVALFMGPRLSGYSAVDVDDLTEVELRSRRLTVAHVEFYREHAPGFEGAYLMLGAPQVGVRHSRRLAADAKVTRAQWDEGKVWDDEIGVSTSLSPKFPNVSVPYASLLPTGLKGVLGAGRHIACDASSHSFLREVPQCWLTGQAAGIAAALAANASIAPHVLDARLVQRELLRQGAYLSPSVEANAGLSTAAE